The Geoglobus acetivorans genome window below encodes:
- a CDS encoding 4Fe-4S dicluster domain-containing protein, which produces MFRVEFDARRCGGAGECIDVCDQGVWEWRMVEFSFFGRKFKKPMPFPVNQEKCVGCRKCEKICPTKCVSIVREA; this is translated from the coding sequence ATGTTCAGAGTGGAATTCGATGCGAGGAGATGCGGTGGAGCGGGAGAGTGTATTGATGTGTGCGACCAGGGTGTCTGGGAGTGGAGAATGGTCGAGTTCAGCTTCTTTGGAAGGAAATTCAAAAAACCGATGCCATTCCCTGTAAATCAGGAGAAGTGCGTTGGATGCAGGAAATGCGAGAAAATCTGCCCGACAAAATGCGTCAGTATCGTGAGGGAAGCGTAA
- a CDS encoding AIR synthase related protein: MEDNKTDLLQIIDELKDFPGIIRKRHAGLFRDLTSDFFGEDAGYFELGDYEVVITADGIWHRVLEADLYWGGFVSILVNIHDIYAMGARPVMAVNVVSARDEKSLLEIKRGMRDAVKKFGVKIVKGHVHPDASQNSVDVAMLGIAKKGRIIRSNGARAGDCIIAAVDLEGSPHRLLPLNFDSTNKPGEVLIHQLDSMVELAEKQLVNAGKDISNAGILGTVAMMLESSGKGGYVDLRRLPLPENVPLIQWLKTYPACGFVVSTGNPDRVLEVFRNHGLCAEVIGGVDNSNELRLRDEMDEAIFFDFRKESIFGLK; this comes from the coding sequence ATGGAGGATAACAAAACCGACCTCCTGCAGATAATCGACGAGCTGAAAGACTTTCCAGGCATAATCAGAAAAAGGCATGCAGGACTTTTCAGAGACCTCACATCAGATTTCTTTGGAGAGGATGCAGGGTACTTTGAGCTTGGGGATTATGAGGTGGTGATCACCGCCGACGGAATCTGGCACAGGGTGTTGGAGGCAGACCTGTACTGGGGAGGTTTTGTTTCAATACTCGTGAACATCCACGATATCTACGCAATGGGTGCCAGGCCAGTTATGGCAGTAAATGTCGTTTCGGCGAGAGATGAAAAAAGCCTGCTTGAAATTAAGAGGGGAATGAGAGATGCTGTGAAAAAGTTTGGCGTGAAGATTGTGAAGGGCCACGTCCATCCGGATGCAAGTCAGAATTCTGTGGATGTTGCAATGCTCGGGATTGCGAAGAAAGGAAGGATAATCAGATCAAATGGAGCAAGAGCTGGGGATTGCATTATTGCCGCTGTCGATCTTGAGGGTAGCCCTCACAGACTTCTCCCCCTGAATTTTGACTCCACGAACAAGCCGGGCGAGGTGCTGATACACCAGCTGGATTCAATGGTTGAGCTTGCTGAAAAACAACTTGTTAATGCCGGGAAAGACATAAGCAATGCCGGAATTCTGGGCACTGTGGCAATGATGCTGGAGTCAAGTGGTAAAGGAGGTTACGTTGACCTGAGGAGATTGCCCCTCCCTGAAAACGTCCCTCTGATTCAGTGGCTCAAAACCTATCCTGCCTGCGGGTTTGTTGTTTCTACCGGAAATCCGGACAGGGTTCTTGAGGTGTTCAGGAATCACGGGCTGTGTGCAGAGGTTATTGGCGGGGTTGATAACTCAAACGAGCTGAGGTTGAGAGATGAGATGGATGAAGCCATTTTCTTCGATTTTAGGAAAGAAAGCATCTTCGGCTTAAAGTAA
- a CDS encoding A24 family peptidase C-terminal domain-containing protein has protein sequence MEEITAIKFLIGLGILIYASRLDWRSRIIPNRVWKVFLAALLPFAFLELVLYPHPRLELYLALFQAVFVILISYVFYCLGFYGGADAKALMAISVAFPFYPSFSVFPVLMKGFSFAFSTLANAVIFAPLFVLYFLIRNLLKEGLNEFRKYPFYYFIGKRVDAESIPEHHALLEFVNEKGEFMRVRRGVEPDRAAIKALKKAKIEGKVEKVWVTPQIPFIIFITVGYVIAFFLGDVLTYLITRLL, from the coding sequence ATGGAAGAGATAACGGCCATTAAATTTCTCATAGGCCTTGGAATACTGATTTACGCAAGCAGGCTGGACTGGAGAAGCAGAATAATCCCCAACAGGGTGTGGAAGGTATTTCTCGCTGCACTCCTACCATTTGCGTTCCTGGAGCTTGTACTTTACCCGCATCCCCGACTCGAACTCTATCTTGCCCTTTTTCAGGCGGTTTTTGTCATCCTGATATCATACGTTTTTTACTGCCTCGGATTTTATGGCGGAGCGGATGCGAAGGCCCTGATGGCAATCTCGGTTGCATTCCCATTCTACCCGTCATTCTCTGTGTTCCCAGTCCTGATGAAGGGGTTTTCTTTTGCGTTCTCAACCCTTGCCAATGCGGTCATATTTGCTCCCCTGTTCGTCCTCTATTTCCTTATCCGCAACCTTCTGAAAGAAGGATTGAATGAATTCAGGAAATACCCGTTCTACTATTTCATAGGGAAGAGAGTGGATGCGGAGTCCATTCCCGAGCATCACGCCCTGCTGGAATTCGTAAACGAGAAGGGAGAGTTCATGAGGGTGAGAAGGGGGGTGGAACCAGACAGAGCGGCGATCAAGGCCCTCAAAAAAGCAAAAATAGAAGGAAAGGTCGAAAAAGTCTGGGTTACTCCACAAATACCGTTCATAATTTTTATTACAGTCGGTTATGTTATTGCTTTCTTTCTGGGAGATGTTCTCACTTATCTGATCACTCGATTACTTTAA
- a CDS encoding homoserine dehydrogenase — MIRVAIFGFGNVGRGVARALTNNRELIEKKIGKFEVVAIADSKSSIHGDVDLKYAVEYKLRHGRLPSDVKADELMENVEFDLLIDTTPTDVFTGEPGLSYIKQALSMGKDVITSNKGPLVVAFRELFRLAEKNEARIGYEATVGGAMPVVKLIQRELAGNQIFRLRGILNGTTNYILSRMEREKMPYSQILSEAQELGIAEANPEYDVKGYDAGAKLVILANTAFSFDAKFSSVKIVGIEDITPEAFEVAGEKGYTIRLVAEADSRGKLEVSPRLIKMTNPLAIYGTLNALLVETDLAGEVFVIGKGAGDRETASAIVSDMVDIYGRDNGH; from the coding sequence ATGATTAGGGTGGCGATTTTTGGCTTTGGAAACGTGGGAAGAGGTGTTGCAAGGGCGCTAACAAACAACAGAGAGCTTATCGAGAAAAAAATAGGCAAATTCGAAGTTGTTGCCATAGCTGATTCAAAAAGCTCGATTCATGGAGATGTTGATCTAAAATATGCCGTGGAATACAAACTCAGACATGGAAGGCTGCCCAGCGATGTGAAAGCTGATGAGCTTATGGAAAATGTGGAATTTGATCTTCTGATTGACACAACACCAACAGACGTGTTTACAGGTGAGCCGGGATTGAGCTACATCAAACAGGCCCTCAGCATGGGGAAGGATGTGATAACGTCAAACAAAGGTCCCCTCGTTGTTGCTTTCAGAGAGCTGTTCAGGCTTGCCGAGAAGAACGAGGCAAGGATTGGCTACGAGGCAACCGTAGGGGGAGCGATGCCAGTTGTGAAACTCATACAGAGAGAGCTTGCAGGCAATCAGATTTTCAGGTTGAGGGGGATTCTTAACGGCACGACCAATTACATACTCTCCAGAATGGAGAGGGAAAAAATGCCATATTCTCAGATCCTGAGTGAAGCACAGGAGCTTGGAATTGCCGAGGCAAATCCCGAGTATGACGTAAAGGGATATGATGCGGGGGCGAAACTCGTAATTCTTGCAAACACGGCATTTTCCTTCGATGCAAAGTTCAGCAGTGTGAAGATAGTGGGCATAGAGGACATAACTCCTGAGGCATTTGAGGTTGCGGGCGAGAAAGGGTACACGATACGGCTTGTTGCCGAAGCGGACAGCAGGGGCAAACTTGAGGTCTCACCGAGGCTTATTAAGATGACCAACCCACTTGCAATATACGGCACTCTGAACGCCCTCCTTGTGGAGACGGATCTCGCTGGAGAGGTCTTCGTCATCGGAAAGGGTGCAGGGGACAGGGAAACTGCAAGCGCAATAGTCTCCGACATGGTAGATATTTATGGAAGAGATAACGGCCATTAA
- a CDS encoding ACT domain-containing protein encodes MIVTLVVELEDKPGQLLRVIEPISRLGGNIISIVHDRHRISPLKRIPVEFVIDIDSDRFDEVIGRIRESGIYIRSFNEVRLKATASVLLIGHIIHTDLSDTVNRIDGSGFAEVVEMHITMPKLNAPSTALITISAKGKKELKEAIQILKGVCSDKNITVIEPLNEDAYD; translated from the coding sequence ATGATTGTAACACTTGTCGTCGAGCTGGAAGACAAACCCGGACAGCTCTTGAGAGTTATTGAGCCGATTTCCCGTCTCGGAGGGAACATAATCAGCATAGTCCACGACAGACACAGAATTTCGCCGCTTAAGCGAATACCGGTGGAATTCGTGATCGACATCGACTCCGACAGATTCGACGAGGTTATTGGCAGAATCAGAGAGTCAGGGATATATATCCGGAGCTTCAACGAAGTGAGGCTTAAGGCGACTGCAAGCGTTCTGCTGATCGGACACATAATCCACACCGACCTGAGCGACACGGTGAACAGAATAGACGGTTCAGGGTTTGCAGAGGTCGTGGAGATGCACATAACGATGCCAAAACTGAACGCTCCATCGACAGCCCTTATCACAATTTCGGCAAAGGGCAAGAAAGAGCTGAAGGAAGCAATACAGATCCTCAAGGGGGTGTGCTCTGATAAGAACATCACAGTTATAGAACCTTTAAACGAGGATGCGTATGATTAG
- the ilvE gene encoding branched-chain-amino-acid transaminase, protein MSELLVYMNGEFVPESQAKVSVFDHGFLYGDGVFEGIRAYNGKVFKLHEHIDRLYDCARVIDLKIPLSKEEFAEAVLETLRRNNLRDAYIRPIVTRGAGDLGLDPRKCPNPNVIIITKPWGKLYGDLYEKGLKAITVAIRRNAIDSLPPNIKSLNYLNNILAKIEANAKGGDEAIFLDHNGYISEGSGDNIFIVKNGTITTPPTLNNLKGITRQVVIELINELEIPFREANIGLFDLYSADEIFVTGTAAEIAPVTYIDGRTVGDGKPGKITKMLMEKFRERTEKEGVEIYR, encoded by the coding sequence ATGAGCGAGTTGCTCGTTTACATGAATGGCGAGTTCGTTCCGGAAAGTCAGGCAAAGGTGAGTGTCTTTGATCACGGTTTTCTGTATGGAGACGGAGTTTTTGAGGGAATAAGAGCATATAACGGAAAAGTTTTCAAACTCCACGAACATATTGACCGGCTTTACGACTGTGCGAGGGTCATTGATTTAAAAATTCCCCTGAGCAAGGAAGAGTTTGCTGAGGCAGTTCTCGAAACGCTGAGAAGGAACAATTTGAGAGATGCGTACATAAGACCGATCGTGACGAGAGGTGCCGGAGACCTCGGTCTGGATCCGAGAAAGTGCCCCAATCCAAATGTGATAATTATAACAAAGCCATGGGGAAAGCTCTACGGAGATCTGTATGAAAAGGGCCTGAAGGCCATTACAGTGGCAATAAGAAGAAATGCAATAGATTCATTGCCACCAAACATCAAGTCCCTGAACTACCTGAACAACATCCTCGCCAAGATTGAGGCAAACGCCAAGGGCGGAGATGAGGCCATATTCCTCGACCACAATGGATACATCTCGGAGGGGAGTGGAGACAACATCTTCATTGTGAAGAACGGCACGATTACAACTCCTCCAACCCTAAACAACCTGAAGGGCATAACAAGACAGGTTGTAATAGAGCTGATCAATGAGCTGGAAATCCCGTTCAGAGAGGCAAATATCGGACTGTTTGACCTGTATTCGGCTGATGAGATTTTCGTTACTGGCACTGCTGCGGAGATAGCACCCGTAACATATATAGACGGCAGGACTGTTGGTGACGGTAAGCCCGGAAAAATTACTAAAATGCTGATGGAAAAGTTCAGAGAGAGAACAGAAAAAGAGGGGGTTGAAATATACAGATGA
- a CDS encoding diadenylate cyclase: MLNLLIDFVRDLARKYEIGKVILVSDADIEFDDIEVIKAPRSYIEAVKNTFAVTSSCGLTESIMTIPGISEFVEAYLEARGYDSKAIVCVYLPNLKGAFVIDGESKLSRILKECSEYVHPEALRSALGVALTIAFKGREGKKIGTAFVIGDPENVLKRSRQIVINPYEGHPPEKRDVKNPDNWESIMEFAQLDGVFVLDSNGIILSAGRYLDIEGEISLKYGLGGRHIACASITKSTKSIAIVVSGSGGDITIFKDGEAVIEIPVSMM; this comes from the coding sequence ATGTTAAATCTCCTCATTGATTTTGTGAGAGACCTTGCCAGAAAATATGAGATAGGCAAGGTCATACTTGTATCTGATGCAGACATTGAATTTGACGATATTGAGGTTATAAAAGCTCCAAGAAGCTATATAGAGGCGGTTAAAAACACATTTGCAGTTACAAGCTCATGCGGGCTGACGGAAAGCATAATGACGATCCCCGGAATATCCGAATTCGTTGAGGCATATCTTGAGGCGAGGGGCTATGACTCAAAAGCCATAGTCTGTGTGTATCTCCCCAACCTCAAGGGGGCGTTTGTTATAGATGGGGAGAGCAAGCTGAGCAGAATATTAAAGGAATGCTCGGAATATGTACACCCTGAGGCGCTGAGGTCGGCTCTTGGTGTTGCACTCACAATTGCATTTAAGGGCAGGGAAGGAAAGAAAATCGGCACAGCATTCGTCATAGGGGACCCTGAAAATGTCCTTAAGAGGTCGAGGCAGATTGTCATCAACCCGTACGAGGGACATCCTCCTGAAAAAAGAGACGTGAAAAATCCAGACAACTGGGAGAGCATTATGGAGTTTGCTCAGCTTGATGGAGTCTTCGTTCTCGACTCAAATGGAATAATTCTCTCCGCCGGAAGGTATCTCGATATTGAGGGCGAGATATCTCTGAAATACGGTCTCGGTGGAAGGCATATTGCCTGTGCGTCAATAACCAAATCCACAAAAAGCATAGCAATTGTTGTGTCAGGCAGCGGGGGAGACATAACGATCTTCAAGGATGGAGAAGCTGTCATCGAAATACCGGTTTCGATGATGTAG
- a CDS encoding FAD-binding protein — protein sequence MLKNIPYRDDHVERYLYSHDISAPPLISRFFKKADGIFQPECDEDVAEILKLSKTSKKPVIPRGSATSGYGGTIPVKGGYVVDFSRMDGFEIDEEKKLLIAEPGAVWWDVEEKLNRKGLTLRVYPTSAPSSTVGGWIAQNGYGVGSLKYGSIAENVERLRVADFEGIKETGSIEFYAGLEGTTGIITKAWVKVKDLEDLRYYAFHVDAGRAAKLAHSGDHYSALFLSREYVKMKNQVFDDQIPEKDTLVIATTESMNGDEALGEEIWETRFYPMRIKRLGPGIIPAEVLIPGNRLGEYLSKISGFGAGSEVWFLNNGMCSVLSFLPYDERKTGYALKWRFSIKALKIAKKLGGKSYSSGLYLSKESPMLYAPFDELRRYKKKIDPENLLNPLKVFPEGFMPFIMALAEVFS from the coding sequence ATGCTCAAGAATATTCCATACAGGGACGATCATGTTGAAAGGTATCTTTACTCCCACGACATCTCTGCTCCGCCGCTAATTTCGAGATTCTTTAAAAAAGCTGATGGGATTTTTCAGCCAGAGTGTGATGAAGACGTCGCTGAGATTTTAAAGCTGTCAAAAACCAGTAAAAAACCGGTGATTCCGAGAGGTTCGGCTACATCGGGATACGGCGGGACAATTCCTGTCAAAGGTGGCTATGTTGTTGATTTCTCGAGAATGGATGGGTTTGAGATTGATGAGGAAAAGAAACTCCTCATTGCTGAACCCGGTGCCGTGTGGTGGGATGTTGAGGAGAAGCTGAACAGAAAGGGTCTCACTCTCAGAGTTTACCCAACAAGTGCCCCTTCTTCCACGGTTGGAGGGTGGATTGCCCAGAATGGATATGGAGTGGGGAGCCTGAAGTATGGAAGCATAGCCGAAAACGTTGAAAGGCTGAGAGTTGCGGACTTTGAAGGAATAAAGGAGACAGGGAGTATAGAGTTCTACGCCGGGCTTGAAGGAACGACTGGCATAATCACAAAAGCGTGGGTAAAGGTTAAAGATCTGGAAGATCTCAGATACTACGCTTTTCACGTGGATGCCGGCAGGGCTGCAAAGCTCGCCCATTCTGGAGACCATTATTCAGCTTTATTTCTCAGCAGAGAGTATGTGAAAATGAAAAATCAGGTTTTCGATGATCAGATTCCTGAAAAAGATACTCTCGTCATAGCCACGACAGAGAGTATGAATGGAGATGAAGCCCTCGGCGAGGAGATCTGGGAGACCAGATTTTATCCGATGAGGATTAAAAGACTGGGGCCGGGGATAATTCCTGCTGAAGTCCTCATACCCGGAAACAGACTTGGAGAATACCTTTCGAAAATCTCCGGGTTTGGTGCGGGGAGTGAGGTGTGGTTTCTGAACAATGGTATGTGCTCGGTCCTCTCTTTCTTGCCTTACGACGAGAGGAAAACGGGATATGCTCTGAAATGGAGGTTCAGTATCAAAGCCCTGAAAATAGCGAAAAAACTTGGTGGAAAAAGTTACTCTTCGGGTCTTTACCTCAGCAAAGAATCCCCCATGCTCTACGCACCGTTTGACGAATTGAGGAGGTACAAGAAGAAAATAGACCCTGAAAATCTCCTCAACCCTTTAAAGGTTTTTCCTGAAGGATTCATGCCCTTCATTATGGCCCTGGCGGAGGTGTTCTCATGA